The nucleotide window ACGAAGGACGAGCGCGTCGCGCTGCCGCGCCCGTCGATCGATACCGGCATGGGGCTGGAGCGCATGGCCTGCATCCTGCAGGGGGTGGACAGCGTCTTCGAGACCGATCTTTTCCGTCATCTGATCGATGCCGCGGCGTCCGCCCTAGGGCACGGGCCGGAGGAGCAGACCGTCGCGTCGTTCCGGGTCATCGCGGACCACCTACGCTCTTCAGCCTTCCTCGTCGCCGACGGCGTGCTGCCGTCGAATGAAGGCCGCGGCTATGTGCTGCGCCGGATCATGCGCCGCGCGATGCGCCACGCGCAGTTGCTCGGCGCGCGCGAGCCGCTGATGCATCGTCTGGTCTGGGCCCTGGTGCGCGAGATGGGCCAGGCCTATCCGGACCTGGTGCGCGCCGAAACGCTGATCGAGGAAACGCTGCGGCTCGAAGAGACCCGGTTCCGCAAGACGCTGGAGCGGGGCCTTGCGATCCTCGACGAAAAGAGCGCCGGGCTGAAGAAGGGCGACATGTTCGACGGCGATACCGCCTTCACGCTGTACGACACCTACGGCTTCCCGCTGGATCTCACACAGGACGCGCTGAAGTCGCGCGGCATCAGCGTCGATCAGGCGGCGTTTTCGGACGCGATGGAGCGGCAGCGCGTGAAGGCGCGCGCGTCGTGGGCCGGCTCGGGCGAAGCGGCGAGCGAGAACGTCTGGTTCCCGTTGCGCGAAAAACTCGGCGCCACCGAATTCCTCGGCTACGACACCGAGAGCGCCGAGGGCGTGGTGACGGCGCTGGTGAAGGACGGCAGGGATGCCGACAGCCTGAAAACGGGCGAGAGCGGCGCGATCGTTTTGAACCAGACGCCGTTCTATGCGGAGTCCGGCGGCCAGGTCGGCGACATCGGTCTGCTGACGGGCGAGGGCGTCAAGTTCCGCGTCACCGACACGCAGAAGAAGGCGGGCGATCTGTTCGTGCATCTAGGCACAGTGGAGCAGGGCACGCTGAAGACAGGCACCGCGCTGCAGCTCGAGGTCGATCATGCGCGCCGGTCGTCGATCCGCGCCCATCACTCGGCGACGCACCTGCTGCATGAGGCGCTGCGCCAGGTGTTAGGGGATCACATCGCCCAGCGCGGCTCGCTGGTGGCGCCCGATCGTCTGCGCTTCGACTTCGTGCATCCAAAGCCGATCACGGCGGAAGAGCTCGCCCGCGTCGAGGACATCGCCAACGAAGTCGTGCTCGAAAACGACGAGGTCACGACACGGCTGATGGCGGTCGACGATGCTCGCGAGGCCGGCGCGCGCGCCTTGTTCGGCGAGAAATACGGCGACGAGGTCCGCGTGGTCTCGATGGGCAAGCAGGCCCGCGCCCACGGCCAGAACGCGCTCGGCTGGTCGGTCGAACTGTGCGGCGGCACCCATGTGCGCCGCACCGGGGATATTGGCTTGATCTCGGTGACCGGCGAAAGCGCGGTGGCCTCAGGCGTCCGCCGCATCGAGGCGCTGACCGGACGTCACGCGCGCAAGCATGCCAACGACACGATGGCGATTGCGAAGACGGCGGCGTTCGAGCTGCGCACCAGCGTCGACGACATGCCGGCGCGCATCGCAGCGCTGATGGAAGAGCGCAAGAAGCTGGAGCGCGATTTGTCGGATGCGCGTAAGAAGCTCGCGATGGGCGGCGGCGCCGGCAACGGCGCAGCGGCCGGCGGCGTGCGCGAAGCGGGCGGCGTCAAGCTGCTGGCCCGCGCGGTCGAGGGCGTCGAGACCAAGGATCTGAAGAGCCTCGTCGACGACGGCAAGAAGCAGATCGGCTCCGGCGTGGTCGCGATCGTCGGCGTCACCGAGGACGGCAAGGCCGGCATCGTCGTCGGCGTCACCGCCGATCTCACGGCGCGATTCAACGCCGTCGAACTGGTGCGCAAGGGCTCCGAGGCGCTCGGCGGCAAGGGCGGCGGCGGCCGGCCCGACATGGCGCAGGCCGGCGGCCCCGACGGGGCCAAGGCGAACGCAGCGCTGTCGGCGATCGAACAAGCGATGGCTGACGCCTGAGGGCGATTGTGCCGACGGCCGCTACATTCACCCTGAGCCCGCGCTGAACGGCGAGTTGGGCCTAGAATGCGGTAAGCAAGCGCCAACTATTGCAACGCTCGCACTCAAGTTTATCGGCGGCATTAAGATTTCGCCGTCGCCGATTACGATGACGCCATCCAACCTAATCGCAGTGTCCGTAGAGCGGCCAGAAAGAATCTGAAGGCGTCTCGCTGTCGCGCCTCACGCAGGACATTCCCCAATCGATCGAACCATAGTCCTGCGCCGGATACCGCCATTCTCCCGCGCTCAGATGATCCTGTTACCGCGCGATGCTGTGCCGCTTCTTCGTTCTTGCGCCGCTGGAACTTAGAGGGCCGGGAAAAGTTTGCAACTCGCCAATTGAGCCTCGGTCCTGGAAGGTGACGATGATCCGCCCGATATGCGCCGCCTTGGCGCTCACCTGTCTATCTGCGCCGGCATTCGCCGAAACCTGTATTGCTTCTCGCTATGGCTACAGCGGTGGCCGAACCGCATCGGGGGAGCGGATGAATCCAAATGTGATGACCGCGGCGCATCGTGCAAGACCATTCGGTTCTCACGTCACAGTCACCTCACATTCCACCGGGCGAAGTGTCACAGTCCGGATAAATGATCGTGGTCCGTTCGTGAAGGGACGGTGCATAGACCTATCCACAGGGGCTGCCCGTGTACTTGGCTTCACCGGGATTGCGAAGGTCTCTCTCCGCTGAAGTAGATGACGCCAAGTGGGAAGCTGTCGTGCTTTGATCGTCGTCGTTTTGTAGCGCACGACGAACGACCCAATGCGGACGCTAAGTCGTGATGTGCGGTGCACCGTTCTATGGCTCGGCCCGTCGCTGGCAATTCGGCCCCGGTGCGAGCATAGTTGCGGGCGTCACAATTCCGGATAGGTTCATCGGCGTTGATGATGTGGACTCTCCCGGTCAACGCCGCCGATCCCCGGTTCGGACAACCGGAGTCCCGCCATGTCTGTCACGGCTTCCAGCGAAACACACCGCCAACACACCTTCAATTCTGCTGAAATGGGCGCCATCGCACATCTCTACCGAGGCGAGGTCTACCGCTCGACGATCTGGAGAACGCGCCTCGACAACACGACGAACTGGGCGATCGTCACAATGGGCATCGCCCTGTCGACGACCTTTTCGAGCCCGGAAGCTTCACCGCTGCCACTCCTGCTCGTAGGCTTGCTCATTGCCGTGTTTCTCGGCATGGAGGCGCGACGTTATCGCTACTTCAATGTCTGGCGCGCCCGAGCCCGGTGGATGGAAACGAATTTCTACGCGCCGATATTCACCGGTGAAGCCCGCGACGATAGCTGGCAGGTGATACTCGGGCGCGACTACACCGCGCCTCGCCACCACATTTCGTTTGTCCGCGCAGCGGGGCGGCGGCTGCGTCGCAACTACGTCTGGATTCTCGCCGTCCAGGTGATTGCCTATTACGGCAAGATCGCAATCCATCCGGCGCCTGCGTCAACCTTGGCGGAATTTGTCGATCGAGCCGCAGTCGGACCGATACCCGGCTGGGTCGTTCTGATAGTAGGATTTGCCTACAATCTCGGCTGGCTGGCGTTCGCGTTCGGCACCATGTGGCTCGACGAACGCGAGCACCGGGGCGACAGGGTGGCGATGGGTTAGCGGCAGCCCTGGCTCATTTGAAGCTCGTCATAGCCGGTAAACCGCGCGATGCGCGTCTTCGCGTCAGGTGTTCCGGCCATGACGGAGAAGGCGTTCAGCTCTTGCGCAGGAATACGTAGTCCGCGGAGTAGGGCACGTTGCGATAGTTCCCCGCCTTATCGCAGGCGCCTTCGAGTTTTCCGCCCGACGTGTTGATCCGCTGCACCGTAGTGACGCCGGAGAGGATGCCGGTGCCGCGGCCGGACGTCACTTCCAGCTTCAGCCATGGAATATCGTTCGGCGTTGCGCCGGGCGCATTGCCGACGGCCTTGCCGACGACGGCGCTAGAGTCGATGTGCTCCCAGTTCGGCCCGGTGTAGTGCCGACCGACGGTCTTGCCGTCGAGCAGCAGCGTCGCGATCGGCTCGCGGAATGTCCAGGCCAGCTTGCCGTCGTTGCCGGCCCTGCATTCGTAGACCTGCGCGCCTTCGGCGTGGAGGGTGAGCACGGTTTTTTCTCCCGGCGCCGCGATGGCATCGGGAAGCGGCGTCTGGGTGGAGGCGGTTGAAAGCGACGCCAACAACGAGAGAATCGTAACTGCAGTACTTCTAAGCAGCGACATTGCGGCGCTCCGTCGTTAGTCTCCGTCATTGCGAGCGCAGCGAAGCAATCCTTGGTGCCGCAGGCTAAGAAATGGATTGCTTCGCTTTGCTCCTCGCAATGACGTGGATAGGACTTCGCGGAATACGAAGGCGGCCTATGCCGCCATCGCCTTCTCGAGATTGGCCGCGACCTTGTCGAGGAAGCCGGTCGTGGACAGCCAGCGCTGATCGGCACCGACCAAAAGCGCGAGGTCCTTGGTCATGTAGCCTTCCTCGACGGTCGCAACGCAGACCTTTTCCAGCGTGTCGGCGAATTTCGCGAGCTGCGGGTTGTTGTCGAGCTTGGCGCGGTGGGCGAGGCCGCGGGTCCAGGCGAAGATCGACGCGATCGAGTTGGTCGAGGTCTCCTTGCCCTTCTGGTGCTCACGGTAGTGCCGGGTCACCGTGCCGTGCGCGGCTTCAGCTTCCACCGTCTTGCCGTCCGGTGTCAGCAGCACCGAAGTCATCAGGCCGAGCGAGCCGTAGCCCTGCGCCACCGTATCCGACTGCACGTCGCCGTCGTAGTTCTTGCAGGCCCAGACGTAGCCGCCGGACCATTTCAGCGCGGAAGCCACCATGTCGTCGATCAGGCGGTGTTCGTAGGTGAGCCGCTTGGCCTCGAATTCCTTCTTGAACTCGCGGTCGTAGACGTCCTGGAAGATGTCCTTGAAGCGGCCGTCATAGACCTTGAGAATCGTGTTCTTGGTCGAGAGGTAGACGGGGTAGCCGCGCAGCAGGCCGTAATTGAAGGAGGCGCGGGCGAAGTCGATGATGGAATCGTCGAGGTTGTACATCCCCATCGCGACGCCCGCATCGGGCGCCTTGAAGACTTCCTTCTCGATGATGGTGCCGTCCTCGCCGACGAACTTCATCGTCAGCGCGCCCTTGCCGGGGAACTTGAAGTCGGTGGCGCGGTACTGGTCGCCAAAGGCGTGGCGGCCGATGATGATCGGCTTGGTCCAGCCGGGAACCAGGCGCGGCACGTTCTTGCAGATGATCGGCTCGCGGAAGATGACGCCGCCGAGGATGTTGCGGATGGTGCCGTTCGGCGACTTCCACATCTCCTTCAAGCCGAATTCCTTCACCCGGGCTTCATCAGGGGTGATGGTGGCGCATTTGACGCCGACGCCGACCTTCTTGATGGCGTTGGCGGCGTCGATCGTGACCTGGTCGTTGGTCTGGTCGCGGTATTCCATTCCGAGGTCAAAATACAACAGCTCGACATCCAGGAACGGGTTGATCAGCTTGTCCTTGATGTACTGCCAGATGATCCGGGTCATCTCGTCGCCATCGAGTTCGACGACGGGGTTGGTCACCTTGATTTTTGCCATGACGGAGGGGGCCTTTTCTCGGAAAACCGCGCGTTTGGGGCGGGGTGGGTGATTATGGGCGGGCTATAGCACCGCAAATCGGTCGGCGGAAGCTGGGGCAGGTCCGACTTTTAGCCCATCTTTCAGGCGCGGAATGCATGGGGGCAGTGCGGTTGAAGCCGCGTTCCCCGGATGCTGAGCAGCTCGAAGTGATGCGCTGCTGAGTCGGGGCGCACACGTGGCGGCGGTGGGTCCCGGCTCTGCGGTGCTGCTCCAAGCGCTGCACCGCGTCCGGGACACGGTGTCTGGCCGCACAGCGTTGGATCAAACCGCCGCCCAATGCCGACATTCGGGAAAGTGAGGAGGCATGCGCTAACTTGGCAGATCGAGCCTTCTTCACCGCAAAGAGCCGCATTTGGAGGCTTTGACCGAACGTCAAACCACGATACTAACCTCATTATTTTGCTTGAGAATTCTGGCCGCTTTGGTGAAAAGCGGCCAACCATGAGGCTTTGGATCAGGCGCTTGGCAAGCCGATTCAAGATCTTTGGAAGTTGAATCAGAAAGTGAAGTCGAGACATGTCCGGCACCGATAAAACCAAGACTGGTTTGGACTTGGCCGGGCCAATTGTGATCCTCGTCGAGCCGCAGCTCGGCGAGAATATCGGCATGGCCGCGCGCGCGATGGGCAATTTCGCGCTGTCGCGTCTGCGGATCGTCAATCCGCGCGACGGCTGGCCGAACATCGCGGCGCAGCGGGCGGCGGCCGGCGCCGACCAGATTCTGGAGCAGGTGCAGTTGTTCGACACGGTGGAACAGGCGGTGGCTGATCTGACGCTGCTATTCGCCACCACCGCGCGCGCCCACGACCAGGCCAAGCCGGTGGTTGGGCCTGAGAAGGCCGCACGCGAGATCGTGGCACATGTCGGAGCCGGCGGCGGGGCCGGTATCCTGTTCGGCCGCGAGCGCTACGGACTGCAAAACGAGGAGGTGGCGCTCGCCAACCGGATCATCACCTTTCCGGTCAATCCGGGATTCGCGTCGCTCAATCTGGCGCAGGCGGTGCTGTTGATCGGCTACGAGTGGTTCAAGCTGTCGACCGGCGGCACGTTGCCATTCGCGATGCCAGAGCGGTCGGAACCGGCGTCGCAACATCAGATGCAGGCCTTCTTCGACAATCTGGTTCGGGAACTCGACAAGGCCGAATTCCTCCGCCCGCGCGAGAAGCGCGAGACCATGCTGGTGAACCTGCGCAACATCTTCACCCGGATGGACCCGACCAAGCAGGACATGCACACCCTGCACGGGGTGGTGATGGCGATCGCCGAGGGACGCAAGGGTCCGGCCAAGGGCGGCGTGCTCGACGGCGAACAGGCGACGCGGCTGCGGGCGCTGTTGGCCGAGCACGGGCAGGGGCCGGCGGTGCCTGGCGACAGCTCGACCGTGCGAGGGCTCGCCCGGTTGCTCCGGCGCAACCCGACCGATGCCGAGCGGATATTGTGGCAGGCACTGACCCGCGACCGCCGTTTCGCCGGCCAGTTCAAGCGCCAGACCCCGGTCGGGCGCCATATCCCCGACTTCGTGTCCTTCGTGCATCGCCTCGCTATCGAACTGGTCAATCCGAACGAGACCGAGGCGATTGTGGCCGACCGCGCTGGGCGGCAGGCGTGGCTGGAGGCGAGGGATTACCGCGTAATCGAGATGCGGGTCGCTGATGTGGAGCGGGATCTGGCAACTGAGTTGGGACGACTCGAGGCGAGCCTGCGCGACCGCGGCTAGCATCCGGCCGGCGGGCACATTATCGCGAGGTGGCCGTCGGCGCTGCTGTCCCCGCGCGCACAAAGGAGGTAAGCTCGCATCGCTGGGACAGCACGTCGCTAGACGCCACTTGCCATGGTGCCTTGATCGCGACCCGGCCGCACCGATCGTGCATTCGACGCCGGCAAGCAAAGTCAAGCGGCTGCAGTCCGATCGACAACGCAAATCGGAGGTGTGCAATGGCGACATCTGACTGGCGTCTCGAAGGCGAATGGATCAAGAACTGCAATTGCGCGTTTGGCTGTCCGTGCGATTTCAACGCGCGGCCGAGCCAGGGCTATTGCAAGGGCCTGGTCGGCATGCGGATCACCAAAGGACATTTCGAGAGCACCAGCCTCGACGGCCTAGTTTTCGCGGTTACGGTTGATTTTCCCGGAGCGCTGCATGAAGGCAATGGCCAGATGCAGCCGATCATCGACGAGCGCGCCACGGCTGAGCAGCGCGAAGGCCTTTTCAACATCATGTCGGGCAAGCATTCCGCTGAAGGCACGCTGTTTCATATCTTCAGCCTGATCGTGACGAAAATCCATGAACCGGTGTTTGTGCCGTTCGAGTTTTCGTTCGACAAGGACGGACGCGTCGCGCGTGTCGTGGCCAAGGGCGTGCTGGAGACCGAAGTCGAGCCGATCAAGAATCCGGTGACCGGGCAGCCGCATCGCATTCAGGTCGTGATGCCCGAGGGCTTCGAACACCGCGTTGCCGAGATTGCCTCGGCCAACATCCGCTCGACGGGCGCGATCAAGTTCGACACCAAGGGGTCGCACAGTTCGCTGGCGAACGTCGTCCAGACGCCGGAGGGCGTCGCGGCCTGACGCTGCATTCGACGTGGCGTTACCGTGGCGGAGGTTAAGTCCATGTCCGGGACCTCTGCGCTTGAACAGACCTTGCGCCACGATCGCCTGATCGTGGCATTCAGCATGGCTACCGTGGTTGCCTTCGCCTGGGGCTATCTGGTCGCCGGCGCCGGCATCGACATGAGCATGGCCGATATGCCCATGGACCCGGAGCCGTGGTCGCCCTCGCAGGCCGCGCTGATGTTCGCGATGTGGTGGGTGATGATGGTCGCGATGATGGTGCCGAGCGCGGCGCCGATGGTGCTGCTGTTCACGGCAATCAAGCGGAGGCAGGCAACGGAGAATCCTGTCATCTCAAGCTGGCTCTTTCTCGCCGGCTATCTCCTGATATGGTCCGGCTTCAGCCTGGCCGCGGTCGCGGTGCAGTGGGCACTCGACCAGGCCGGGTTGCTGTCCGGCATGATGGCGAGCACCAGCAGCATGCTCGCCGGCATCATCCTGCTTGCCGCCGGGCTCTATCAGCTCACGCCGATCAAGCGCGCCTGCCTGCGGTACTGCCAGAATCCGGTGTTGTTCCTGAGTCGCCACTGGCAACCGGGTGCCATCGGAGCTCTGCGAATGGGTTTCCGGCACGGCAGCTACTGTGTCGGCTGTTGCTGGTTTCTCATGGCGCTGCTGTTCGTTGCCGGCGTGATGAACCTGCTGTGGATCGCAGCGGTCGCGATCTATGTCGCCTTCGAGAAACTGCTGCCCCGCAGCCTATGGCTCAGCCGCGCCGCCGGCGTGGGCCTGATCCTGGCTGGTGGGGTTGTGTTGGCGCGCAGCCTTGTGACGACGGCTTCCGCATCGCTGTAGTTTACTCAGACGGCGACAAGCTCCGCAGGGTTACCCGCGCGCTTCGTCTTCTTCACCCTCGAAGGCCCGAACAGATTGCCGGCGGCAAGACCTGCGGTGTCGGCGACGCCGGGATCGCGCGAAACCATGGCGGCGACGATGGCGCCATCGATCAGAAGCGCGAGCTGATGGGCCAGCACCTGCGGCTCAGACGCGCCCATCTCGGCGGCGAGCTTTTCGATGTGCGCCAGCACCACTTTCTTGTGGCGCAGCGCGATGTTGCGGAACTGCTTGGCGTCCTTGTCGTGCTCGGCGACCGCATTGATGAAGGGGCAGCCATAGAAGCGCTCCTCGCCGAACCAGCGCTTCAGCGCCGGAAAAATCCGCGTCAGCTTCGCCTGCGCGTCGCCGCCGCCATCCTCCATCGCGCCGATGAACCATTCGCGCCAGGCCTTGCCTTCGCTTTCCAGCACGGCGTTGACGAGGTTGGTCTTCGATCCGAACAATTTGTAGAGCGTGGTCTTCGCCGTTCCGGCTTCGTCGATGATGGCATCGATCCCGGTGGCGTTGATGCCGTTCTTGCAGAACAGGTGCGTCGCCGCGCTGAGCAGGCGACCGCGCGCGGATTCCTCGTCGCCTGCAGCCGACGCCGCGACAGCTTTCTTCCTGGAAACTGATTTGCCCATGCGCCGCAGTTAATCGGAGCGCGGCGCAATCATCAAGCCGCATCTTTGCGCCGAAAATAATCGCACGCACGCGGGCAATTGCTTCGCGCCTGTGCAGCGCGGCGCTGACCAGTTTCCGGGCAGGCATCGCTAAGCGACGAGAGACGTTCGGCTTTTGATTTCGACCTGATCTGGCACGCTTCATGCAGGAAACAGAACGTTCGGTATCCTACCCTAGGGAGAGAAAAGATGACTGCGGTCG belongs to Bradyrhizobium icense and includes:
- the alaS gene encoding alanine--tRNA ligase → MSGVNEIRSKFLDFFAENGHEIVASSPLVPRNDPTLMFTNAGMVQFKNVFTGVEKRPYQRATTSQKCVRAGGKHNDLDNVGYTARHLTFFEMLGNFSFGDYFKERAIELAWNLITKEFGLKKDKLLVTIYHDDEEAARHWKNIAGFSDDRIIRIATSDNFWAMGDTGPCGPCSEIFIDRGEHIWGGPPGSPEEDGDRFLEFWNLVFMQFEQVTKDERVALPRPSIDTGMGLERMACILQGVDSVFETDLFRHLIDAAASALGHGPEEQTVASFRVIADHLRSSAFLVADGVLPSNEGRGYVLRRIMRRAMRHAQLLGAREPLMHRLVWALVREMGQAYPDLVRAETLIEETLRLEETRFRKTLERGLAILDEKSAGLKKGDMFDGDTAFTLYDTYGFPLDLTQDALKSRGISVDQAAFSDAMERQRVKARASWAGSGEAASENVWFPLREKLGATEFLGYDTESAEGVVTALVKDGRDADSLKTGESGAIVLNQTPFYAESGGQVGDIGLLTGEGVKFRVTDTQKKAGDLFVHLGTVEQGTLKTGTALQLEVDHARRSSIRAHHSATHLLHEALRQVLGDHIAQRGSLVAPDRLRFDFVHPKPITAEELARVEDIANEVVLENDEVTTRLMAVDDAREAGARALFGEKYGDEVRVVSMGKQARAHGQNALGWSVELCGGTHVRRTGDIGLISVTGESAVASGVRRIEALTGRHARKHANDTMAIAKTAAFELRTSVDDMPARIAALMEERKKLERDLSDARKKLAMGGGAGNGAAAGGVREAGGVKLLARAVEGVETKDLKSLVDDGKKQIGSGVVAIVGVTEDGKAGIVVGVTADLTARFNAVELVRKGSEALGGKGGGGRPDMAQAGGPDGAKANAALSAIEQAMADA
- a CDS encoding septal ring lytic transglycosylase RlpA family protein yields the protein MIRPICAALALTCLSAPAFAETCIASRYGYSGGRTASGERMNPNVMTAAHRARPFGSHVTVTSHSTGRSVTVRINDRGPFVKGRCIDLSTGAARVLGFTGIAKVSLR
- a CDS encoding DUF2270 domain-containing protein, with product MSVTASSETHRQHTFNSAEMGAIAHLYRGEVYRSTIWRTRLDNTTNWAIVTMGIALSTTFSSPEASPLPLLLVGLLIAVFLGMEARRYRYFNVWRARARWMETNFYAPIFTGEARDDSWQVILGRDYTAPRHHISFVRAAGRRLRRNYVWILAVQVIAYYGKIAIHPAPASTLAEFVDRAAVGPIPGWVVLIVGFAYNLGWLAFAFGTMWLDEREHRGDRVAMG
- a CDS encoding DUF3455 domain-containing protein produces the protein MSLLRSTAVTILSLLASLSTASTQTPLPDAIAAPGEKTVLTLHAEGAQVYECRAGNDGKLAWTFREPIATLLLDGKTVGRHYTGPNWEHIDSSAVVGKAVGNAPGATPNDIPWLKLEVTSGRGTGILSGVTTVQRINTSGGKLEGACDKAGNYRNVPYSADYVFLRKS
- a CDS encoding NADP-dependent isocitrate dehydrogenase, which codes for MAKIKVTNPVVELDGDEMTRIIWQYIKDKLINPFLDVELLYFDLGMEYRDQTNDQVTIDAANAIKKVGVGVKCATITPDEARVKEFGLKEMWKSPNGTIRNILGGVIFREPIICKNVPRLVPGWTKPIIIGRHAFGDQYRATDFKFPGKGALTMKFVGEDGTIIEKEVFKAPDAGVAMGMYNLDDSIIDFARASFNYGLLRGYPVYLSTKNTILKVYDGRFKDIFQDVYDREFKKEFEAKRLTYEHRLIDDMVASALKWSGGYVWACKNYDGDVQSDTVAQGYGSLGLMTSVLLTPDGKTVEAEAAHGTVTRHYREHQKGKETSTNSIASIFAWTRGLAHRAKLDNNPQLAKFADTLEKVCVATVEEGYMTKDLALLVGADQRWLSTTGFLDKVAANLEKAMAA
- a CDS encoding TrmJ/YjtD family RNA methyltransferase, which codes for MSGTDKTKTGLDLAGPIVILVEPQLGENIGMAARAMGNFALSRLRIVNPRDGWPNIAAQRAAAGADQILEQVQLFDTVEQAVADLTLLFATTARAHDQAKPVVGPEKAAREIVAHVGAGGGAGILFGRERYGLQNEEVALANRIITFPVNPGFASLNLAQAVLLIGYEWFKLSTGGTLPFAMPERSEPASQHQMQAFFDNLVRELDKAEFLRPREKRETMLVNLRNIFTRMDPTKQDMHTLHGVVMAIAEGRKGPAKGGVLDGEQATRLRALLAEHGQGPAVPGDSSTVRGLARLLRRNPTDAERILWQALTRDRRFAGQFKRQTPVGRHIPDFVSFVHRLAIELVNPNETEAIVADRAGRQAWLEARDYRVIEMRVADVERDLATELGRLEASLRDRG
- a CDS encoding DUF1326 domain-containing protein encodes the protein MATSDWRLEGEWIKNCNCAFGCPCDFNARPSQGYCKGLVGMRITKGHFESTSLDGLVFAVTVDFPGALHEGNGQMQPIIDERATAEQREGLFNIMSGKHSAEGTLFHIFSLIVTKIHEPVFVPFEFSFDKDGRVARVVAKGVLETEVEPIKNPVTGQPHRIQVVMPEGFEHRVAEIASANIRSTGAIKFDTKGSHSSLANVVQTPEGVAA
- a CDS encoding DUF2182 domain-containing protein — its product is MSGTSALEQTLRHDRLIVAFSMATVVAFAWGYLVAGAGIDMSMADMPMDPEPWSPSQAALMFAMWWVMMVAMMVPSAAPMVLLFTAIKRRQATENPVISSWLFLAGYLLIWSGFSLAAVAVQWALDQAGLLSGMMASTSSMLAGIILLAAGLYQLTPIKRACLRYCQNPVLFLSRHWQPGAIGALRMGFRHGSYCVGCCWFLMALLFVAGVMNLLWIAAVAIYVAFEKLLPRSLWLSRAAGVGLILAGGVVLARSLVTTASASL
- a CDS encoding TetR/AcrR family transcriptional regulator translates to MGKSVSRKKAVAASAAGDEESARGRLLSAATHLFCKNGINATGIDAIIDEAGTAKTTLYKLFGSKTNLVNAVLESEGKAWREWFIGAMEDGGGDAQAKLTRIFPALKRWFGEERFYGCPFINAVAEHDKDAKQFRNIALRHKKVVLAHIEKLAAEMGASEPQVLAHQLALLIDGAIVAAMVSRDPGVADTAGLAAGNLFGPSRVKKTKRAGNPAELVAV